From Plectropomus leopardus isolate mb chromosome 17, YSFRI_Pleo_2.0, whole genome shotgun sequence, a single genomic window includes:
- the mrm2 gene encoding rRNA methyltransferase 2, mitochondrial: protein MWFLSLQRRCLHSTTCLMKKLKGKSVAEQRWLQRQLRDPYVKASHAQNFRCRSAFKLLEIDDKFRLLQPGFSVVDCGAAPGAWSQVAVQRVNSAGTDPELPHGTVVGIDLLHIPPLDGAHFLSSHDVTDPVTHAKLKELLPNGRAHVILSDMAPNASGFREMDHEKLITMCLSLIDLAERILQPGGSLICKYWDGILAHKLQEKLSSVFKNVQTLKPNASRKDSAERFFLSRMYKKPVK, encoded by the exons ATGTGGTTCCTCTCCCTCCAGAGGAGATGTCTCCACTCCACAACATGTTTGATGAAGAAGTTAAAGGGGAAAAGTGTCGCCGAGCAGCGCTGGCTGCAGCGGCAGCTCAGAGACCCGTATGTCAAAGCTTCTCACGCTCAAAACTTCCGGTGCAGAAGCGCCTTCAAGCTGCTGGAGATAGATGACAAGTTCAGGCTGCTGCAGCCCGGCTTCAGTGTGGTGGACTGCGGAGCTGCACCTGGAGCCTGGAGCCAGGTGGCTGTCCAGAGGGTCAACTCAGCCgggacag ATCCAGAGTTACCACATGGTACAGTTGTTGGCATTGATCTGTTGCACATACCACCTCTGGacggtgcccacttcctgtctAGTCATGATGTCACTGATCCCGTCACACACGCCAAACTGAAAGAGCTTCTACCCAATGGCCGGGCTCACGTCATCCTGAGCGACATGGCGCCCAACGCCAGCGGTTTCCGAGAGATGGACCACGAAAAACTCATCacaatgtgtttgtctttgataGACTTGGCTGAGAGGATCTTACAGCCAGGGGGCTCTCTGATTTGTAAATATTGGGACGGGATCCTTGCTCATAAACTGCAGGAGAAACTCTCAAGTGTGTTCAAGAATGTTCAGACTTTAAAGCCGAACGCCAGCAGGAAGGATTCAGCGGAGAGATTTTTCCTCTCTAGAATGTACAAAAAGCCAGTAAAATGa